The Chrysemys picta bellii isolate R12L10 chromosome 3, ASM1138683v2, whole genome shotgun sequence DNA window TTAATAACCTTCCCTGTCAAAAACGTATGCTtcagttccagtctgaatttgtctagcttgaacttccagccattggattgtgttatacctttctttgctaggttgaagagcccattattaaatatttgtttcctgtgtatatacttatagactgtaatcaagtcactctaaccttctctttgttaaacaaaATAGACTGAGTCTATCactgttttctaatcttttaatcattctcatggttcttctctgaaccctccccaatGTATTGTATCACTTTTGTATAAACATTACCTGTTTTAAAATAATCAACAAAATAGATTCCAAAAACGGGTGTTACAGAAGGCTTGgtgcagttaaaaaaacaaagcatATGACAAACCATAATCTGTAGCACTAAGAATGCTGCCAAGTATATAAAAGGCATTGCTATGAGGCTGCTGCCTCTGATTCCTCACCTCATCTGTTGCATCTTTATTTCTTTTGAATTCTTCCCTTGCCCACTCCTTTAGATAGTGCCGATCAGTTTCAGTAGGTACCTGACGAATAGCCTGCAGAATTCTTCTGTATAACTGAAGAACCTGCTGCCTTCTCAAGAACTGCAAAGAAGAGGGGAAATGCCTGTTATATCTGCTGCAACAGTGATCTCCATTCAaagaaaggtttttttaaaacctttacaGAGTTTTAAGCCAAATACCACCTGGAAATTAAACGAACCAAGAGAAAGTACCTGCAATGCAAGTTTAGTCTGTAAGAAGCTTAAAATTTAGAAGAAAAACCAGAGTAAATTTTAAATTTGAATGATCTAATCTGAGCTGGGCTATTGGAATAgagcagggttctcaaacttcattgcaccgggacccctttctgacaacaaaaattactacacgccGCCAGGAGGGAGTACTGAAGTTTGAGTCCGCCCGAGCTCCACCACCCTGGAAAGGGGGGCCAAAGCCGAAATCccagggcttcagtcccaggcagggggcctgtaacctgaaccctgccgctcagggctgaagccctggggctttggccccaggtgatggggctcaggctttggccttgGGCCCAAGCAAGTCTAAGTCAACCTGGTGattccattaaaatggggtcctgacccactttggggtcccaacccacagtttgagaaccactggaatagaGGGAAATCTGTAAAAAGGACTAGAAACTCCCATGATTAGCTAGATTGCAAAGCGCCTAGTCATacaccagggccccattgtgccctCTATAAACACAacagaaagatggtccctgctccacaCATCTTACAGGCTATGGCCTGGACTACATATAGCTTTTGCACCaatataactatttcagttaggagtgtgatttttttttttttttttttttttttttactgacatCACTATATTTAGGCTTGGATCAGATTTGTCTtggtaaatgtcgatttcactaTACATACACaaatcaataaaaaatatttccattgataatcaaAATGTACGGACAGgcaaagaaaaatactgcttgagaacttatcagaggttgatttaaagatatttacgttgtatattttgacaatttATGTTTTAAAGATTATAAAGTGTTAACTTTTTGAATATCAATGTCGACTGTCTTTAAATAACGCCTGTCTGAACCCCTCCTAAttccccacaactgtgaaaaatgAAATAgcctaaaatttttaaaaaatgcttacaaataaacattgacgttatccatcaaaattatttaaaaaaaaaaaatcaaattctgccaagcctagttatactggtataaccctagtgtggatgcagttttaCCAGTATAAAAGTACATTACATTGGTACATCTTATTCCCCATCATATGTGGAATAGGTATACTAGTATAAGCATCTTTATATCAGAACTACAGTATCCACACTTACTTAGGGGGGTTATACtactttataccagtataatatTTTCACAGACAAGCTCTAaatacaagacaagagacaacaaacaGATACAGACAGAGGGGGGAGCTCAAAAAAATAAGACAATAATGGTCAGTATGACTGGTCTCAACAAACCAGCTGCATGACTATTACATTTTTTGTAAGCATTACAGCAAAAGAGAGGTGCAATTGTGAATGTTTATGGAGCGTGCCTCCCATGCatgaggcagcatgggagaaagcacaaagaagCTTCTTTGAGAATTTAACAAGTGAATGATTAAGGTTGGCATCACTGACAACAGAAGCAGGAGTCAACCTCTCTATAGCCTATGAGAGTCAACAGGTAATGTGGGGACTGAAAATGGAgaagagggagcagggggagggggcatggtcAAAGTGATGTGCTAGGAAAATGAtccttgcagcagcattctgaatggatacaaGCAGGGCAAGATTGCCTTTCtcaaggccagagaagaggaTGTTGTAGTGATTTGGATTACAAGTTTTAACTGTGTGGATGTTTAGGAAAGGCTGTATGTTAAAGATATTCTGCAAAAATAATTGGGAAGATTTATACACAGCTTGAATGTGAGACTCCAGATAGAAGGCAGAGTCAAAAATCACCAGATTCTAACAAGGAGAACTGTGGTGGTATATCCACAGTGCTTGAGAAatagggaagggggttgggggagaatATGAGCTCTGTTTTGGCCACACTGCCACCTGGATGTTCATGAGATGTCAATGACAGAgtctgagattttagtttggacagaaacAGACAGGTCTGGAGTGGAGATGCAGATATCAGAGTTGTAGAAATTATAGCTGAatgggagaagggaaaggaggggagcTCTGTGGAACCCACACagaaaattggggtggggggaattagaAGGATTCTTCAAACAACATGCTGAAGGAGCAATTAGAGAGATGAAAGAATCAGGAAAGGACTCAGTCATGAAAGCCAAAACAGGTCAGATTTCCAGAGGAAGAGCACAGTTGACAGTGTCAAAAACTGCtgtgaggtggaggaggagatgaagCACTGTTTCTGAGCTTTGTTCAAGGAGGGGGCATTAGAGACTTTGGCCATGTCTATACGTacagagagctctcccgtcagtatagtaaaaccacctccatgagcagggccggctctagcatttttgctgccccaagcagcaaataaaaaaaaaaaaaaaaaaaaagctgctatcgcgatcggtggcagctctaccgccgcttcattctatggtggcaattcagcagcaggtcttTCGCTCGGAGAGGGAGTGACGGTCCCACCGCcgaacgtgccgcccccctcttcattggccgccccaggcacctgcttgctacgctggagctggccctgtccatGAGCAGCAGAAGCTATGCTGGTGgtagaagctctcctgccaacataatgCTGTGCACAGGAGTGCTTACGATGGTGTAATTTATGTTGCctgggggtggttttttcacacctctgagcaaggtaagttttgccgacataggcTAGAGTGGAGACAAGCCGTTGGCAGGCGCTGTTTCAGTGGAGGGCAGCAGGCTCAGCGCGGGTCTAGGATGGAAACGGAGGGGAGACCACTGACGTCCAGCTGGCGTCGTGGGTGCTTAGCCCGACTGACAATTGGGCCAAGCCACTCACCCACGGTCCCCCCCAAGCGGCGCAGCAGAGTCTCTGGCGCTGCCAACTGCCCCCGTCGTTCCGCTCTGAAAACCCCGGGGCTTGGGCCAGCCACCGGGCCGTGCCCGTCGGGCTCTGACCCAGGTGTCAGGTAACAGGGGCGGCATCTCTCCCGCCTCTGGCCCGCAGCCACTGAGCCCAGCCCCCCGGGTCCCTGCACACGGTAACCGGGCAGCGGCCCCGGGCCAGGCAGGGCGCCATCGTCCGGCCCCCAAACAGCGGGGGCTGAAGCCGGCAGCAGCGACTCCCTCAGCCTGCACTGCGGCCCCCGGCCGGTACCTGCTTCAGCGTCAGCGCTGCCGGAGGCAGCCGGGACGCGGCCATGACACCGACCAGGCCCTGCGTGCGCGCCACAGCCCCGCCTCCGCCGCCCGCCCTCGCGGGGTCcctgggccccgccccgcccggggCTCTCGCGGGAAGCGGCGGCGGCCAGAGCCGGGTCCCGCTGGTCAGGCGGGGGCGGGAGGGATTTGAGGCCTGGCCCCGGAGAGCGGCAGCGGGAAACGTGCGGGTTCCGGGCCGCTCAGCGCCGGCGCCAGCTCCTGTGGGTGCCCCCGGGGAAGGAGCCGCGCAGTGTCCCCTCGCCGGCCGCCTGCCCCAGCGGGTTTGTGCTAGTAGGGGCCCAAGCCCGCCCCCGCTTGGCATCCGCACAGGCTGtcgcagtgacccccccccccccatgggtggCACTGCCAAGGTGGGAGGGTGGCTGAGAGGCTGGGCCTGATATGATAAATTAACACATGGGGGGAGGCCTCCTTTCCTTAGGCGATGGGATTAGGGAGGTGAATGACTCAGCAGGCTGCAACTAGGATGTGTGCATTAAATTAGTAAAGAGGTTAGTAGATTAGAAAGACACTGTCTGAGCCAGCTAAGATAAAAGGGAGAACACCCAGGGTACTAGTTCCTGTGAACAAGATGAATTAGGAATGTAAAGGTAGAGTACTGAGCATAGAAAGTGTGGACAGAGCTTGCTGCATAggagggattggttcctgcaaacTAACCAAGCCAATCTAAAAATGTGTAATGCAATGTATCATAAATGCAATGAGATatgtaatgtgtatatatatatatagagagagagagagagagagagagagatgctatgTAATTTGCATCTATTGCACCTGCGTTTGAGTCTAATCAACTCAGTATAGCactgctgtatgccaaataaagatatCTCAGTGATAAAGGCTGAAGTCcaactgagttcttgggaagcATCATGGAAACTGATCccagagggaatcccaacaaGGACTTTCCTCCCCCATTTGGGCGTCCATCATCCTCTGTACATCTCTCAGATGTCCCAGCAGTCCTGAGGCTGTTTTAAATTATGCCTGGCTATCCTCAACCCCAAGAGTCTGATCAGATAGCTGAGAATTGCAGCAATGCTCCAGCCATGCCCTTTTCCCCCTTAACCACACCCTCACAGACCTATTAAAGCTCCCCTCACTGGATGCATGCCAGGTTGATGCATCTGAGTCCCACAA harbors:
- the LYRM2 gene encoding LYR motif-containing protein 2 encodes the protein MAASRLPPAALTLKQFLRRQQVLQLYRRILQAIRQVPTETDRHYLKEWAREEFKRNKDATDEDAIRMMITQGNMQLRELERTLQLANS